The Polaribacter sp. Q13 sequence TCTGATGCACACGCTTTACAACTTAAACAAAGATCGAAAACTTGTTTTAATTCTTTATGATTAAATTTATTTGCTTCCGTAGAATTTGTTAAAAACTCACGTAAGGTATTTGCTCTTGCTCTTGTAGTATCTTTTTCGTCTTTAGTAGCTCTGTAACTAGGACACATGGTTCCGCCAGCTTCTACAGGTTTTCTACAATCTCCGGTACCATTACATTTTTCTGCTAATTTTAAAATTCCTTCATTATCAGAGAAATCTTGAATGGTTTTAATTTCTGGTTCAACTCTATCAATTTCATATCTAAGGTTTTCATCCATTGCAAAAGCATCCGTAATTTTTCCTTGATTAAATACGTTGTTTGGATCAAATGCTTTTTTAACCCTTCTTAATAACTGGTAATTTTTATCACCAATCATTAACGGAATAAACTCTGCACGCACAATTCCGTCTCCGTGTTCACCAGAAAAAGAACCTTTATATTTTTTTACCAACTCAGCCGTTTCAGTAGTAATTTTTCTAAATAAAACCACATCTTCCTTTTTCTTGATATTCAAAATAGGGCGTAAATGCAATTCACCAGCGCCAGCATGTGCATAATACACAGCGTTTTGTTGGTATTTGGCCATAATTTGAGTGAATTCCTCAATATAATTAGGCAAATCTTCTAAAGCAACTGCAGTATCTTCTATACAAGCAACCGCTTTTTTATCTCCTACAATATTAGCCAAAGCACCTAAACCTGCTTTACGTAAATAATGTACTTTTGCAATATCTGCTCCGTACACTTTTGGATGATGATATCCGAAATTGTTTTTCTCTAAATCGGCAATTAATTTATCTGCTAAAATTTCGGTTTCTTCAATGGTATTTGAAGAAACTTCTAGCATTAAGATAGCTTCTGGATCACCTTGTAAAAAGAAACGATTTTCGGCTAATTTTCTATTGTTTTTAGAGCAATCTAAAATGGTTTTATCCATTAACTCACAATTATATAAATTGTGATTCATGGCAATTACAGTAGCATTTAAACTTTCGTTTATAGATTTAAAATGCGTACAAACCATAATACTTTGAGAAGGAGGAAGGGGGTCTAATTGCAAGGTAATTGACGTAGAAAAAGCCAAAGTTCCTTCACTTCCTGCTAATAATTTTGCAACATTTATGGTTTTTGAAGTTCCTCCGAATAAATCTGAACTTAATAATTCGTCAATAGCATAACCAGTACATCTTCTGTGAATGGTTTCTTTAGGAAATTCGTTTTTAATTTCTTGCTGATTTTCAACTAATGAAAGCTCATCAAAAAGACTTTTATAAATTTTTCCTTCTTGTGTATTCTCTTTTGTTTTTTTGATGAAATCTGCCGAAGTAATTTCTTTAAAAATTGCGGTGCTACCATCACTTAAAACGGCATCAATTTCTAAAACTTTATCACGAGTTACTCCATATTTTATAGAGGTACTTCCAGAGGAATTATTTCCAACCATTCCGCCCATCATACAACGGTTAGATGTAGATGTATTTGGACCAAAAAACAAACCGAAAGGTTTTAAATATACATTTAAAGAATCTCTTACAATTCCGGGTTGTAATGTTACGGTTTTTGCTTTTTCATCAAAAGAAATAATGTTCGTAAAATGTTTAGAAACATCTACCACAAGACCGTCACCAACACATTGTCCTGCCAAAGAAGTTCCTGCGGTTCTTGGTATTAACGTAATATTGTTTTTAGTTGCAAAGGTAATTAAGGTTT is a genomic window containing:
- a CDS encoding FAD-binding and (Fe-S)-binding domain-containing protein, giving the protein MIDNTTLDNLNNSLSGDVLFDNLHKTLYATDASVYRKIPLAVAFPKDEKDLKTLITFATKNNITLIPRTAGTSLAGQCVGDGLVVDVSKHFTNIISFDEKAKTVTLQPGIVRDSLNVYLKPFGLFFGPNTSTSNRCMMGGMVGNNSSGSTSIKYGVTRDKVLEIDAVLSDGSTAIFKEITSADFIKKTKENTQEGKIYKSLFDELSLVENQQEIKNEFPKETIHRRCTGYAIDELLSSDLFGGTSKTINVAKLLAGSEGTLAFSTSITLQLDPLPPSQSIMVCTHFKSINESLNATVIAMNHNLYNCELMDKTILDCSKNNRKLAENRFFLQGDPEAILMLEVSSNTIEETEILADKLIADLEKNNFGYHHPKVYGADIAKVHYLRKAGLGALANIVGDKKAVACIEDTAVALEDLPNYIEEFTQIMAKYQQNAVYYAHAGAGELHLRPILNIKKKEDVVLFRKITTETAELVKKYKGSFSGEHGDGIVRAEFIPLMIGDKNYQLLRRVKKAFDPNNVFNQGKITDAFAMDENLRYEIDRVEPEIKTIQDFSDNEGILKLAEKCNGTGDCRKPVEAGGTMCPSYRATKDEKDTTRARANTLREFLTNSTEANKFNHKELKQVFDLCLSCKACASECPSNVDIATMKAEFLYQYQETNGYSFRNKLFANNAKYNKLGSYLPTITNFFTNTTLTKKILGVAVERTVPKLANQTLESWLKKHFATSIAAEKTKKSLYLFNDEFTNFYDAEIGQDAVILLEKLGYEVKTVKHDESGRSHISKGFLKEAKAICNNNVATFKEIITDETPLVGIEPSAILGFRDEYIRLADDKKSAEKIAKNALTFEEFLAKELEKGNIDTSVFTSAAKTLKIHGHCHQKALSSTHASFQILNIPENYKVTIINSGCCGMAGSFGYEKEHYKVSMQVGEDTLFPKIRNTPEDTQIVAAGTSCRHQIYDGTKRIAKHPITILKEALV